In one window of Halomarina pelagica DNA:
- a CDS encoding methylated-DNA--[protein]-cysteine S-methyltransferase, translated as MNVEIFGMSVDVDETILDGSAATVREQVREYERGERRSFDVALSYPAGLAGDAMAAMERIPYGETRTYGELAADLGATPVEVGAACGRNPVPIVVPCHRVVGADSLGGFSAGGTRSALLKRRLLHLEAGQRTLL; from the coding sequence ATGAACGTAGAGATATTCGGTATGTCGGTCGACGTCGACGAGACGATTCTGGACGGATCGGCGGCGACGGTCCGCGAGCAGGTTCGGGAGTACGAGCGGGGCGAACGTCGATCGTTCGACGTGGCGCTCTCCTACCCGGCCGGCCTCGCGGGCGACGCGATGGCGGCGATGGAGCGGATCCCGTACGGCGAGACGCGGACCTACGGCGAACTGGCCGCCGACCTCGGCGCGACCCCCGTCGAGGTCGGCGCGGCCTGCGGGCGGAATCCGGTCCCGATCGTCGTGCCCTGTCACCGGGTGGTCGGGGCGGATTCCCTCGGCGGGTTCTCGGCGGGCGGGACGCGGAGCGCGCTGTTGAAACGCCGCCTTCTCCACCTCGAAGCGGGACAGCGAACGCTGCTGTAG